The Methylobacterium currus genome contains a region encoding:
- a CDS encoding right-handed parallel beta-helix repeat-containing protein, which produces MRRVITIIAALWVAPAHADGLTLASPSGPNTQGQCYASGSSGPRVPCVLQGQTWTRVLRPTDDASGMTAVTRLLTDSSTSLATTEFVQKLASATYVGPYLSNTACASDQTSRINALSASLPAGAWLIFPRQACILITGTLTNTRQVWEGAGGVAGTTIAFSAPTGTAVKLMGDGATLKGFHLYNSVGTTSSVGVQMSDKVENPTRQRIEDVYVHDFTNNIYVESGYFWSWHRVWSRNFRKYGGLIRNMNYNDNGDWSIVDFVSQYDNVKPDSGTAGLRAESGGSGKIVNSKFLGAQYGIDWFQLDALVTTPPAGGTGILQIANSSLENQSKVGISVQAENIYQFGSVTITGNEIFDQPKGIFIGKNIFNVSISGNVFPRNDTAVEIGDGAHGVTVVGNNFRAFNTGAVSILEGSSDVTVGVNGYATSPGKPRVIDQRAAGAGRIDNAETRPLALTAGSPAQAVYRIDTRQFRSARARLTLEGVIQGVGAASRAYDILLTNTGAAVTTTSLSDTSSSVAPPAMTLAAASDNPQSIVVSVAGARGDFQGSLSISIDGKIVSLKVMR; this is translated from the coding sequence ATGCGTCGCGTCATCACCATCATCGCCGCCCTGTGGGTTGCCCCGGCTCATGCCGACGGTCTCACTCTCGCATCGCCGAGCGGCCCGAACACCCAGGGCCAGTGCTACGCATCCGGCAGCAGCGGACCACGTGTGCCGTGCGTGCTTCAGGGGCAGACCTGGACGCGGGTGCTGCGGCCGACCGACGACGCGTCGGGGATGACGGCCGTGACGCGTCTCCTGACCGATAGCTCGACCTCCCTGGCGACGACCGAGTTCGTCCAGAAGCTCGCCTCGGCCACCTATGTCGGACCCTACCTCAGCAACACCGCGTGCGCGTCGGACCAGACGAGCCGGATCAACGCGCTGTCGGCGAGCCTGCCGGCAGGCGCATGGCTCATCTTCCCCAGGCAAGCCTGCATCCTCATCACGGGCACCCTGACCAACACGCGGCAAGTCTGGGAAGGGGCGGGCGGCGTCGCCGGCACCACCATCGCGTTCAGCGCCCCGACCGGGACTGCGGTGAAGCTGATGGGCGACGGGGCCACCTTGAAAGGGTTCCACCTGTACAACAGCGTCGGAACCACGTCGTCGGTTGGCGTGCAGATGTCGGACAAGGTCGAGAACCCGACCCGCCAACGAATTGAAGATGTCTATGTTCACGACTTCACAAATAATATCTACGTCGAGAGCGGATATTTCTGGTCTTGGCACCGTGTTTGGAGCCGTAATTTCAGGAAATACGGTGGCCTCATCCGCAATATGAACTACAACGACAACGGTGACTGGAGCATCGTTGATTTTGTCTCCCAGTACGACAACGTCAAACCAGACTCTGGAACGGCAGGACTGCGGGCCGAAAGCGGCGGGTCGGGCAAGATCGTCAATTCCAAATTCCTGGGCGCCCAATACGGCATCGACTGGTTCCAGCTTGACGCCCTGGTCACCACGCCGCCCGCTGGCGGGACCGGCATCCTGCAAATCGCCAACTCGTCACTGGAGAACCAGTCGAAGGTCGGGATCTCGGTGCAAGCTGAGAATATCTACCAGTTCGGATCGGTCACCATCACCGGAAACGAGATCTTTGATCAGCCGAAGGGTATCTTTATCGGGAAGAACATCTTCAACGTGTCAATCTCGGGCAACGTCTTCCCCCGCAACGACACCGCCGTGGAGATCGGCGACGGCGCGCACGGCGTGACGGTCGTCGGCAACAACTTCCGGGCGTTCAACACTGGGGCCGTGAGCATCCTCGAGGGCTCGAGTGACGTGACGGTGGGTGTCAACGGGTACGCGACCAGCCCGGGCAAGCCACGGGTGATTGATCAGCGGGCAGCCGGTGCGGGGCGTATCGACAATGCCGAGACGCGCCCGCTGGCGCTTACGGCCGGCTCTCCGGCGCAGGCCGTATACCGGATCGACACCCGGCAGTTCCGGAGCGCCCGAGCGCGGCTGACTCTGGAGGGCGTAATCCAGGGTGTCGGCGCGGCGAGCCGGGCCTACGACATCCTGTTGACGAATACAGGGGCGGCGGTCACCACCACGTCGCTCAGCGACACAAGCAGCTCGGTCGCGCCACCGGCGATGACGCTCGCGGCAGCCAGCGACAACCCGCAGTCGATAGTCGTTTCGGTAGCTGGTGCTCGCGGAGATTTCCAGGGGTCTTTGTCAATCTCGATTGATGGTAAGATCGTCTCATTAAAAGTCATGCGATAG
- a CDS encoding LexA family protein — translation MSLYRVGAEAADAGGLVRIPFMLPTLCAGFPSPAEGFIEGALELPRWLVPNPPATFIWRVRGWCMKGAGIHDEDLAVVDRSLLPSSGAVVVAVVNGEMSLKRLVMTGNRLSLTFNNREMDQDFAVEDLEEGLLWGVLLFSVRWHHVKARASVQR, via the coding sequence GTGAGTCTCTATCGGGTCGGTGCAGAGGCGGCGGACGCGGGCGGGCTCGTGCGGATCCCGTTCATGCTCCCGACCCTCTGCGCCGGCTTCCCGAGCCCGGCCGAAGGCTTCATCGAGGGCGCACTGGAGCTGCCGCGCTGGCTCGTGCCGAACCCGCCCGCCACCTTCATCTGGCGCGTGCGCGGCTGGTGCATGAAGGGCGCCGGCATCCACGACGAGGATCTGGCCGTGGTCGACCGCTCGCTCTTGCCGTCGTCCGGCGCCGTCGTGGTCGCGGTGGTCAACGGCGAGATGAGCCTGAAGCGCCTGGTGATGACCGGCAACCGGCTGTCCCTCACGTTCAACAACCGGGAGATGGATCAGGACTTCGCCGTCGAGGATCTCGAGGAAGGCCTGCTCTGGGGCGTGCTGCTGTTCTCGGTGCGCTGGCACCACGTGAAGGCACGGGCAAGCGTCCAGCGATAA
- a CDS encoding IS630 family transposase, with amino-acid sequence MAQTVCVIPSAADLAHLSAIVADRAQPLKHIQRARIVLLSAERLSVLDVARQAGVSRPAVWRWQQRYAEEGVEGLLRDKTRPPGKPPHSTDTVAEVLALTCSEPPGEVTHWTGRALAQAVGISLRSVQRIWDAHRLQPHRVRSFKRSNDPAFAEKVEDIVGLSMDPPRHAVVLSLDEKSQIQALERTRPSRPVTPGRPVTPGRPVTPGRPVTPGRPVTPGRPETQTHDYVRHGTTTLFAALDVLEGTVIGRCMQRHRHDEFLRFLNTIEAAVPAGKLIHVILDNYATHKHPKVRAWLARHPRWIFHFTPTSASWMNAVEGFFSALTRRRLKRGSFSGIVDLQAAINRYITEHNDRPKPFVWTKPAAAILNAVNGNAAPSE; translated from the coding sequence ATGGCTCAGACTGTCTGCGTGATTCCCAGCGCCGCCGACCTGGCGCACCTGTCCGCCATCGTCGCCGATCGGGCGCAGCCCCTCAAGCACATCCAGCGCGCCCGCATCGTTCTGCTCTCGGCCGAACGCCTCTCCGTCCTCGACGTCGCCCGCCAGGCCGGCGTCAGCCGGCCAGCCGTCTGGCGCTGGCAACAGCGCTACGCCGAAGAAGGCGTCGAGGGACTGCTGCGCGACAAGACCCGTCCGCCTGGCAAGCCGCCCCACTCCACCGACACCGTCGCCGAGGTGCTGGCGCTGACCTGCTCCGAACCGCCCGGTGAGGTCACCCACTGGACCGGCCGCGCCCTGGCGCAGGCCGTCGGGATCTCCTTACGATCGGTCCAGCGCATCTGGGACGCACACCGCCTCCAGCCACATCGGGTCCGCAGCTTCAAGCGCTCGAACGATCCAGCCTTCGCCGAGAAGGTCGAGGACATCGTCGGCCTCTCCATGGATCCGCCGCGCCATGCCGTCGTGCTCTCGCTCGACGAGAAGAGCCAGATCCAGGCCCTGGAACGCACCCGTCCGAGCCGACCCGTCACGCCAGGTCGTCCCGTCACGCCAGGTCGTCCCGTCACGCCAGGTCGTCCCGTCACGCCAGGTCGTCCCGTCACGCCAGGTCGTCCCGAAACCCAGACCCACGACTACGTCCGTCACGGTACCACGACGCTGTTTGCCGCGCTCGACGTGCTGGAGGGCACCGTGATCGGTCGCTGCATGCAGCGTCATCGCCACGACGAGTTCCTGCGCTTCCTCAACACTATCGAGGCCGCGGTGCCGGCCGGCAAACTGATCCACGTGATCCTGGACAACTACGCCACCCACAAGCACCCGAAAGTGCGAGCCTGGCTGGCCCGGCATCCGCGCTGGATCTTCCACTTCACTCCGACCTCGGCCTCGTGGATGAACGCGGTCGAGGGCTTCTTCTCGGCCTTGACCCGGCGCAGGCTGAAACGTGGCAGCTTCAGCGGGATCGTCGACCTTCAGGCTGCGATCAACCGCTACATCACCGAGCACAACGACAGGCCAAAGCCCTTCGTCTGGACCAAGCCGGCCGCCGCCATCCTCAATGCCGTCAACGGCAACGCTGCACCATCCGAATGA
- a CDS encoding DUF1698 domain-containing protein, which yields MNRDDLLAKVKSMNWHHRIDLGQGIVTPSAGATNGTLQIIGVPTSLHGSSVIDIGAWDGFYSFEAERRGADRVLATDHFCWGGSGVFTKDGFDLAKEALNSNVEALKVRVEDINPRDVGLFDIDLFLGVLYHAPGPLGYFMRVRSVTKKFAIIETHVDLLDIERPALACYPAGALGGDPTNFFGPNEAAVKGMCMDAGFSRVETVGQSPTRMAFHAFV from the coding sequence ATGAACCGCGATGATTTGCTTGCCAAAGTGAAATCAATGAATTGGCACCACCGGATTGATTTGGGCCAAGGTATCGTCACACCCAGCGCCGGCGCCACCAATGGAACTTTGCAAATTATCGGAGTGCCGACAAGCCTACATGGCAGTTCTGTTATTGATATCGGAGCGTGGGATGGATTTTACTCATTCGAGGCTGAGAGACGCGGAGCCGATCGAGTTCTTGCAACAGATCATTTCTGCTGGGGCGGCTCTGGAGTATTCACAAAAGACGGATTTGATTTGGCAAAAGAAGCATTGAACTCCAACGTCGAGGCGCTAAAAGTTCGCGTTGAAGACATCAACCCAAGAGATGTTGGATTGTTCGACATAGATCTTTTCCTGGGTGTGCTATATCATGCCCCCGGTCCTCTTGGGTATTTTATGAGGGTTAGATCAGTTACAAAGAAATTCGCTATTATCGAGACCCATGTCGACCTTCTGGATATTGAGAGGCCTGCTCTGGCCTGCTACCCTGCAGGCGCGCTTGGTGGCGATCCCACGAATTTCTTTGGACCGAACGAGGCGGCTGTGAAGGGCATGTGCATGGACGCCGGGTTCTCACGGGTGGAAACGGTCGGCCAATCTCCGACACGCATGGCATTTCACGCATTCGTCTGA